One window from the genome of Ideonella sp. WA131b encodes:
- the surE gene encoding 5'/3'-nucleotidase SurE: MRILIANDDGYLAPGIAALVRACQGLGHIDVYAPEQNASGTSNALTLTRPLSIFQAKVEGVQGFNVVNGTPSDCVHVALTGVLSHKPDLVLSGINNGANMGDDTLYSGTVAAAMEGFLFGVPAVAFSQAEKGWRELDAAAAAARAIVDELIAGDALRHGPFLLNVNLPNRADVASRPRVVTRLGRRHASEPVIRQTNPRGDPIYWIGPAGDAREAGEGTDFHAVAQGCVSITPLQVDLTDHAARADWVSRLARP, translated from the coding sequence ATGCGCATCCTCATCGCCAACGACGACGGCTACCTCGCCCCCGGCATTGCCGCCCTCGTGCGGGCCTGTCAAGGCCTTGGTCACATCGACGTCTACGCCCCCGAGCAGAACGCCAGTGGCACCAGCAACGCGCTCACACTGACGCGGCCGTTGTCCATTTTCCAGGCCAAGGTGGAGGGCGTGCAGGGCTTCAACGTCGTCAACGGCACTCCGTCGGACTGCGTGCACGTGGCGCTCACGGGCGTGCTTTCCCACAAGCCGGATCTTGTGCTCTCGGGCATCAACAACGGCGCCAACATGGGTGACGACACGCTCTACTCCGGCACCGTGGCCGCTGCGATGGAGGGCTTCTTGTTCGGCGTACCGGCAGTCGCCTTCTCGCAGGCCGAGAAGGGCTGGCGCGAACTCGACGCGGCGGCTGCGGCCGCACGTGCCATCGTCGACGAGCTCATCGCCGGCGACGCGTTGCGGCACGGGCCCTTCCTGCTGAACGTGAACCTGCCCAACCGCGCTGATGTGGCCTCCCGGCCCCGCGTCGTCACACGCCTGGGCCGGCGACATGCCAGCGAGCCTGTGATCCGCCAGACCAACCCGCGCGGCGATCCGATCTACTGGATCGGCCCGGCCGGCGACGCGCGCGAGGCCGGCGAAGGCACTGATTTCCACGCCGTGGCCCAGGGTTGCGTCTCGATCACGCCGCTCCAGGTGGACCTCACCGACCACGCGGCGCGCGCCGACTGGGTCAGCCGGCTGGCCCGCCCGTGA